The DNA sequence CGCGGCCCCTTGAAGGACGTGCCGCAACTGGCCCAGCAATTGCGCCTGCTCAAGCCGCAGATGGATTACGACGCCCGTCTGGCCGCGGCCTTGCAGGGGCAGCCGGTGGTCATGGGCTATGCCTTTTCCAGCGAGCCGGGGGCTGTCACCAAGGGCCAGTTGCCGCCCCCTGCCTTCAGCCTGGCCGACCTCGGCGGCCGTGATCTGGATGTGATCGATTGGCGCGCCTATGGCGCCAACCTGCCGCAGTTGCAGGCGGCCGCGCGTGCCGGTGGTTTCTTCAACCAGGTGCCCGGTGACGATGGTCTGGTGCGCGCCGTGCCGCTCATCGCCCGTTATGGCAACCAGTTCTATGAGTCGCTGGCACTGGCCACCGCCCGCGTGGCGGTGGACGGCAAGCGCATCAAACCGGTGTTTCTGACCACCGCCGATGGCCTCATGGAAAGTCAGAAATACGACTACGGCGCCTTGGCTGGCATTGCCGTGCAAGCGCGTCCGCAACCCTTGTTCATACCGGTGGAGCGCGGCCTGACTACCCTGGTTACCTATCGTGGCCCGGGCGGCCCCAATGGCGGCGCCTTCCGCTACGTACCGGCAGTCGACGTGATCCGTGGCACCTATCCGCATGAGCAGCTCGATGGCCGCATCATGCTGGTGGGCACCACCGTGCCGGGCTTGAACGACTTGCGGGCCACGCCGGTCAATGCCATCTATCCGGGGGTGGAGATCCATGCCAACCTGATCGCTTCCATCCTCGACGACGACTTCAAGTCCCGCCCCGACTTTGCCCAGGGTTATGACGCCTTGCAGGTCGCGCTGGTGGGTCTGCTGCTGGGCTTGCTGCTGCCCATGCTGGGGCCGCTGGCCTCGATGTTGCTGGCGCTGGGCAGCGCCGCGGCCTTGGGCGGGTTGAATTTATGGCTCTACAATGGCGCCGGCATGGTGCTGCCGCTGGCCACCAGCATCCTGCTGGTGCTGCTGCTGTTCATCAGCAACCTGGCCTGGGGCTATCTGTTCGAATATCGCAACCGCAAGGCCATCGTCAACCTGTTCGGTGAATACGTGGCACCGGAGCTGGTGGCCGAAATGGCGGCCAATCCGGCCAGCTACAACATGGAGGGTGAAATCCGTGAACTGTCGGTGATGTTCTCCGACGTGCGCGGTTTCACCACCATCTCCGAAAGCCTGCAACCCAACGAGCTGCGCGAATACATCAACGTCTACCTGACCGCCATGTCCGAAGACATCCGCGGCAATCGCGGCACCCTGGACAAGTACATCGGTGACGCCGTCATGGCTTTCTGGGGCGCACCGCTGGATGTGCCGGATCACGCTGCTCGAGCCGTGGCCACGGCGTTGAAGATGCAACAGACCACGCTGCAACTGAACCAGGAATTCACGCGTCGCAACTGGCCGCCGCTGAAGATCGGCATCGGCATCAATAGTGGCCAGATGCGCGTGGGGGACATGGGTTCCAAGATCCGTCGTGCCTATACGGTCATGGGGGACGCGGTCAACCTGTCCTCGCGACTGGAGGCGATTACCAAGGTCTATGGCGTGGGGGTGCTGGTGGGTCAAGC is a window from the Herbaspirillum rubrisubalbicans genome containing:
- a CDS encoding CHASE2 domain-containing protein codes for the protein MLRRLRTAFGKYWARWLLALVLAGMAEAVVMNVLPNRLVERLDLFFYDLRMRVTQPYLDPRIVIIDIDEKSIAELGRWPWSRDVVAQLVKQMTQTYQAQSVGFDVVFAEPDNTSGYGRLEDLARGPLKDVPQLAQQLRLLKPQMDYDARLAAALQGQPVVMGYAFSSEPGAVTKGQLPPPAFSLADLGGRDLDVIDWRAYGANLPQLQAAARAGGFFNQVPGDDGLVRAVPLIARYGNQFYESLALATARVAVDGKRIKPVFLTTADGLMESQKYDYGALAGIAVQARPQPLFIPVERGLTTLVTYRGPGGPNGGAFRYVPAVDVIRGTYPHEQLDGRIMLVGTTVPGLNDLRATPVNAIYPGVEIHANLIASILDDDFKSRPDFAQGYDALQVALVGLLLGLLLPMLGPLASMLLALGSAAALGGLNLWLYNGAGMVLPLATSILLVLLLFISNLAWGYLFEYRNRKAIVNLFGEYVAPELVAEMAANPASYNMEGEIRELSVMFSDVRGFTTISESLQPNELREYINVYLTAMSEDIRGNRGTLDKYIGDAVMAFWGAPLDVPDHAARAVATALKMQQTTLQLNQEFTRRNWPPLKIGIGINSGQMRVGDMGSKIRRAYTVMGDAVNLSSRLEAITKVYGVGVLVGQATRLAAPQFAYRELDRVRVKGKNEPVPIYEPLALDTELDVATRVEVEQWHEALALVRAQRWDEAQAALQALQAVQARGLYTLYLERIAHYREAPPPADWDGVTTFETK